GGCGCTGGTCGCCGGCCGCACCCCCATTCCACAACCCCGTCTCGACAAGGAGCAGCCCCCATGGCCACCCGCGACGCATTCATCCGAGCCGTCTTCACCGTGGCGCGTCATGACGACAAGTGGGCCGTGGAACACGAAGGCCAGTACTTCGATCATTCCATCGACAAGGAAGAGGCCAAGGCCGCCGCCAATCGCCGCGCGCGCGCCGCCCAGGATGCCGGCCGGCCGTGCCAGGTCCGGGTCACCGGCGAGCACGGCTTCTTCGCCGCCGCCTGAACCGCCATTTCAACCGAGATCTAGCCGATGAGCCAGCCCGTGAGCCAAGACATTCCGCTGCAGCGCCCCGCCTTCGTGGCGCCGAAGTCGATGGCGGAGACCTTCCGCAAGGCGATCGAGGCCGCGGAGCAATCCGGCACGTCGCGCGACGACATGACCCTGCACCTGACCCTGCGCGACGCCTCCAACATTCGACGCGACAACCGGATTCCGGTGTCGGACCTGAGCTTCGCCAACGGTGAGATGCGCCTGCTGAAGGTGAAGGTCGTGACCGGCGGAGTCGACGTCAGCAAGCTGGACCTCGGCGGGTCCTGATCGGCCGCTATCGCCGGCGCGGCGGGACCACGTCGGCAAAGGCCTCGAAGCTTTTCCACGCCGGCTCGACCGGCGGCGCGTCGGCCTTCGGCGTGTAGGTGGACGGCTCGACCACCTGCAGCGACGGGATGTAGCGCGGGC
This genomic stretch from Phenylobacterium sp. LH3H17 harbors:
- a CDS encoding DUF2188 domain-containing protein, producing MATRDAFIRAVFTVARHDDKWAVEHEGQYFDHSIDKEEAKAAANRRARAAQDAGRPCQVRVTGEHGFFAAA